From the Synechococcus sp. HK01-R genome, one window contains:
- a CDS encoding DUF3727 domain-containing protein, with product MSSSGAGNGSEVPTVLVRDKGSRDLLCFLEQLIPLDGVDYALLTPVDTPVCLFRLKDGDEPELIDAISDSEPILSVADVDLQEHDLTLVRSAVTLTVSGELDEPDPDELEEDSEEEDDSETYELLVSFLVEEQEYGLYIPLDPFFVVARMNDGAAELVEGEEFDRIQPRIEAELEERELSN from the coding sequence ATGAGCAGCAGCGGAGCCGGTAACGGCAGCGAAGTGCCCACCGTCCTTGTCAGGGACAAGGGGAGCAGGGATCTGCTCTGTTTCCTGGAACAACTGATTCCCCTCGATGGGGTCGACTACGCCCTGCTCACACCTGTCGATACCCCAGTGTGTCTGTTTCGCCTCAAGGACGGCGACGAACCTGAGCTGATCGACGCCATTAGTGACAGCGAACCGATCCTTTCTGTGGCTGACGTTGATCTACAGGAACACGACCTGACGCTTGTGCGATCCGCCGTGACACTCACAGTCAGCGGTGAGCTGGACGAACCCGACCCCGATGAACTGGAGGAAGACAGTGAAGAGGAAGACGATTCGGAAACCTATGAGCTGCTGGTTAGTTTCCTGGTCGAAGAACAGGAATATGGCCTTTACATCCCCCTGGATCCCTTCTTCGTTGTGGCCCGCATGAACGACGGTGCCGCAGAACTCGTCGAGGGCGAGGAGTTTGATCGCATCCAGCCGCGCATTGAAGCGGAACTTGAGGAGCGGGAGCTCAGCAACTGA
- a CDS encoding YqeG family HAD IIIA-type phosphatase, with the protein MSHHWLQPDWDPGLTLAQLPLQPLLSQGITAMLMDVDRTLLPGHEVVLPPAVISWVDQARQHLTLHLFSNNPSRQRIGAVAAQLELGFTSGAAKPRRAALRRVLQDLQVSPEQLAIVGDRLFTDVLAGNRLGLFTVLVRPLRADGTPCRHDRVQRVERQLARWMGAGRP; encoded by the coding sequence ATGAGCCATCACTGGCTTCAACCCGACTGGGACCCTGGCCTGACACTGGCCCAGCTCCCCCTGCAACCGCTCCTATCGCAGGGCATTACCGCCATGCTTATGGATGTGGATCGCACACTCCTGCCTGGCCACGAGGTCGTGCTTCCTCCCGCGGTCATCAGCTGGGTCGACCAGGCGCGGCAGCATCTCACCCTGCATTTGTTCAGCAACAATCCCTCCCGCCAACGGATCGGTGCGGTGGCCGCCCAGTTGGAGCTTGGCTTCACCAGCGGTGCCGCCAAACCCAGACGGGCCGCCCTTCGCCGGGTGCTGCAGGATCTGCAAGTGAGCCCGGAACAGCTTGCCATCGTGGGTGACCGCCTGTTCACCGATGTTCTGGCCGGCAATCGTCTTGGCCTGTTCACCGTGCTGGTACGACCGCTCCGAGCCGACGGAACCCCCTGCCGCCACGACAGGGTGCAACGGGTTGAACGGCAGCTCGCCCGCTGGATGGGGGCTGGGCGTCCATGA
- the proB gene encoding glutamate 5-kinase gives MTLRVVKVGTSLLRGQEQVSTETMIGRLADALAESLEKGDRAVLVSSGAVGLGCRRLGLNSRPESVVALQAAAAVGQGHLMGLYEAAMARHSKTVAQVLLTRSDLADRRSYRNASATLHQLLDWGVLPIVNENDTVSSAELRFGDNDTLSALVAAAVEADELILLTDVNHLYSADPRIDASAHPITDVHHPSELAQLEEGAGDGGRWGTGGMTTKLAAARIATASGITVHLADGREASVLQDVLQGGRGGTVFHPHPEPLGQRKRWLAHALQPQGSLHLDHGACEALLHRGASLLLVGIAAIDGRFDSGDAVRLLGPDGTELGRGLSSLSSEALQKALEVGSNDPVESDNRLDGGSPLVVHRDALVLSTPTIRPAEL, from the coding sequence ATGACCCTGCGGGTGGTGAAGGTGGGCACCAGCCTGCTCAGAGGTCAGGAACAGGTTTCAACGGAGACGATGATCGGACGCCTCGCCGACGCCCTGGCGGAAAGCTTGGAGAAAGGCGATCGCGCCGTTCTGGTGAGCAGTGGTGCAGTCGGGCTCGGCTGCCGCCGTCTTGGCCTCAATTCGCGACCGGAGAGCGTGGTGGCTCTTCAAGCAGCGGCAGCCGTGGGCCAGGGCCATCTGATGGGGCTCTACGAAGCCGCCATGGCTCGCCACAGCAAAACCGTGGCCCAGGTGCTGCTGACCCGCTCAGATCTCGCGGATCGGCGCAGCTATCGCAATGCCTCGGCAACGCTCCATCAATTACTCGATTGGGGCGTGCTGCCGATCGTGAACGAAAACGACACCGTCTCGTCAGCGGAACTGCGCTTCGGCGACAACGACACACTGTCTGCACTTGTGGCTGCGGCTGTGGAAGCCGATGAGCTGATCCTGCTGACGGACGTGAACCACCTCTACTCAGCCGATCCGCGGATTGACGCCAGTGCCCATCCGATCACGGATGTGCATCACCCTTCCGAACTGGCTCAACTCGAAGAAGGTGCCGGTGACGGCGGCCGTTGGGGCACCGGTGGCATGACCACGAAATTGGCAGCGGCCAGAATCGCGACGGCCAGCGGAATCACAGTGCACCTGGCGGATGGGAGGGAAGCCAGCGTGCTGCAGGACGTGCTGCAGGGAGGCCGAGGCGGAACCGTGTTCCACCCCCATCCGGAGCCCCTCGGACAGCGCAAACGTTGGCTGGCCCATGCTCTTCAACCTCAGGGTTCACTCCACCTCGATCACGGCGCCTGTGAGGCGCTTCTGCATCGGGGTGCCTCCTTACTGCTGGTGGGAATCGCAGCGATTGACGGGCGCTTCGACAGCGGAGATGCCGTCCGCCTGCTTGGCCCGGACGGGACCGAGTTGGGTCGAGGTCTGAGCTCCCTAAGCAGTGAGGCCCTCCAGAAAGCCTTGGAGGTCGGAAGCAACGACCCGGTTGAGAGCGACAACCGGCTCGATGGTGGCTCGCCCCTGGTTGTTCACCGTGACGCCCTCGTGCTCAGCACGCCTACGATCCGGCCGGCGGAGCTCTAA
- the lpxD gene encoding UDP-3-O-(3-hydroxymyristoyl)glucosamine N-acyltransferase gives MHFSQLVAALQQGEAGLLRHGLGSDPRLSSAASLEKAKADQMSFLEKGNALEQALEASQAGALLLPDQDELVQRAEARGTAWAVFKDPRLAFAEALELLHPRPRPLAGVHPTAVIGERVSLGAGVSIGARVCISDGSRIGNHSVIHPGVVIYDDVEVGDHCELHANAVLHPGSRLGARCVVHSNAVVGSEGFGFVPTANGWRKMPQTGQVVLEDGVEVGCGSTIDRPSVGETRIGAGTKIDNLVQIGHGVETGRGCALASQVGIAGGARLGNGVILAGQVGVANRAVIGDRAIASSKSGIHGEVAAGEVVSGYPAIPNRLWLRCSAAFGKLPEMAKQLRELRKELDALIKSERSPQ, from the coding sequence ATGCATTTCAGTCAGTTGGTTGCTGCGCTGCAGCAAGGCGAAGCCGGCCTGCTTCGCCACGGCCTCGGGAGCGATCCCCGGCTCAGTTCAGCGGCGTCGCTGGAGAAAGCCAAGGCAGACCAGATGAGCTTCCTCGAAAAGGGCAATGCGCTCGAGCAAGCCCTCGAAGCAAGCCAGGCTGGCGCCCTGCTGCTTCCCGATCAAGACGAGTTAGTGCAACGAGCCGAGGCAAGGGGCACCGCCTGGGCGGTGTTCAAAGATCCCCGACTGGCCTTTGCAGAGGCCCTGGAACTTTTGCATCCACGACCACGGCCCCTCGCGGGAGTGCATCCCACAGCGGTGATCGGTGAACGGGTCAGCCTTGGTGCTGGCGTCTCCATCGGGGCAAGGGTCTGCATCAGTGACGGAAGCAGGATCGGAAACCACAGCGTCATCCACCCGGGGGTGGTGATCTACGACGACGTGGAAGTGGGAGACCATTGCGAACTCCACGCCAACGCAGTGCTGCATCCAGGCTCAAGGCTTGGGGCCCGATGCGTGGTGCACTCCAATGCTGTGGTGGGTTCGGAGGGTTTCGGTTTCGTTCCGACTGCCAACGGTTGGCGCAAGATGCCGCAGACCGGTCAGGTGGTGCTCGAGGACGGCGTTGAAGTGGGGTGTGGCAGCACGATCGATCGCCCCTCGGTGGGGGAGACCCGCATTGGTGCTGGCACCAAAATCGACAACCTGGTGCAGATCGGCCACGGCGTCGAAACGGGCCGGGGCTGTGCCCTCGCCTCCCAGGTCGGCATCGCTGGCGGAGCCCGGCTTGGGAATGGGGTCATCCTTGCCGGCCAGGTCGGTGTGGCCAACAGGGCTGTCATCGGTGACCGTGCCATTGCCAGCTCCAAGAGCGGCATCCATGGCGAGGTGGCTGCCGGTGAGGTGGTGAGCGGCTATCCGGCGATTCCCAATCGCCTTTGGCTTCGGTGCTCCGCCGCCTTCGGCAAGCTGCCGGAGATGGCCAAACAACTCAGAGAGCTGAGGAAAGAACTGGATGCTCTGATCAAGTCGGAGCGTTCGCCTCAGTAA
- the leuB gene encoding 3-isopropylmalate dehydrogenase, whose protein sequence is MRQHRVVLLPGDGIGPEITAVARTLLDAVASRHDFTISFEEQPIGGAAIDATGEPLPESTLTACRGADAVLLAAIGSPRFDSLPRQQRPESGLLALRSGMELFANLRPVKIVPALIDASTLRPEVIEGVDLMVVRELTGGIYFGQPKGRVSADGEERGFNTMTYSSGEVDRIAKVAFELAVQRRGQLCSVDKANVLDVSQLWRDRVEAMASSYPAVEVSHMYVDNAAMQLVRAPRQFDVVLTGNLFGDILSDEAAMLTGSIGMLPSASLGSEGPGLFEPVHGSAPDIAGQDKANPTAMVLSAAMMLRIGLGEESAASALEQAVDGVLAGGYRTGDLMAEGCTMLGCRAMGEQLLNHLST, encoded by the coding sequence ATGCGCCAGCATCGCGTCGTTCTGCTGCCGGGTGACGGCATCGGACCCGAAATCACTGCTGTGGCCCGCACGCTGCTTGACGCCGTGGCCTCTCGTCACGACTTCACCATCAGCTTTGAGGAGCAGCCAATCGGCGGTGCAGCGATCGATGCCACCGGGGAGCCACTCCCGGAAAGCACGCTCACCGCGTGCCGAGGGGCAGATGCCGTGCTTCTGGCTGCAATCGGTAGCCCCCGCTTTGACAGCCTGCCGCGTCAACAACGACCGGAAAGCGGTCTGCTCGCGCTGCGGTCCGGCATGGAACTGTTTGCCAACCTGCGTCCGGTCAAAATCGTTCCGGCTTTGATCGATGCCAGCACTCTGCGGCCGGAGGTGATCGAAGGGGTCGACCTGATGGTGGTGCGAGAACTCACCGGAGGCATTTACTTCGGCCAGCCGAAGGGGCGAGTCAGCGCTGATGGGGAGGAGCGCGGTTTCAACACCATGACCTACTCGAGCGGCGAGGTGGACAGAATCGCCAAGGTGGCCTTTGAGCTCGCTGTTCAGCGCCGTGGTCAGCTTTGTTCTGTGGACAAGGCCAATGTGCTGGACGTGAGCCAGCTCTGGCGCGATCGCGTGGAGGCGATGGCATCGAGCTACCCAGCAGTGGAGGTGAGCCACATGTATGTGGACAACGCTGCGATGCAACTGGTGCGGGCCCCACGTCAATTTGATGTGGTGCTCACCGGCAATCTCTTCGGCGACATTTTGAGTGACGAAGCCGCCATGCTCACCGGTTCCATCGGCATGCTGCCCTCCGCATCCCTTGGCAGTGAAGGCCCTGGACTGTTCGAACCTGTGCATGGCTCCGCGCCGGATATCGCAGGTCAGGACAAAGCCAACCCAACGGCGATGGTGCTATCGGCGGCCATGATGCTGCGCATCGGCCTCGGGGAGGAGTCGGCCGCCAGTGCCCTGGAACAAGCCGTGGATGGCGTCTTGGCAGGGGGCTACCGGACCGGAGATCTGATGGCAGAGGGCTGCACCATGCTTGGCTGTCGAGCCATGGGCGAGCAATTGCTCAACCATCTCTCCACCTGA
- a CDS encoding phosphoribulokinase, which translates to MSKRHPVVAVTGSSGAGTSTVKRAFEHIFARENITPAVVEGDSYHRFERMAMKEAMAEALAKGENFSHFGPEANLFDKLEELFRVYGESGGGQKRYYLHSPEEAAEHNARLGTDLGPGQFTPWENIPSGTDLLFYEGLHGGVQGDGYDVAALADLLVGVVPITNLEWIQKIHRDNAERGYSAEAIVDTILRRMPDYINHICPQFSRTDINFQRVPTVDTSNPFICRNIPTPDESFVIIHFRKGAREKWGIDFAYLLSMIHDSFMSSPTSIVVNGGKMGFAMELILTPIIHRMIEEKQKLS; encoded by the coding sequence ATGTCGAAGCGTCACCCCGTTGTCGCCGTTACGGGTTCCTCCGGTGCCGGAACCAGCACCGTGAAAAGGGCCTTCGAACACATCTTTGCCAGGGAGAACATCACCCCTGCCGTTGTGGAGGGTGACAGCTACCACCGCTTCGAGCGGATGGCGATGAAGGAGGCCATGGCAGAAGCACTGGCCAAGGGTGAGAACTTCTCCCACTTCGGTCCAGAGGCCAACCTCTTCGACAAGCTTGAGGAACTCTTCCGCGTTTACGGCGAAAGCGGTGGCGGCCAGAAGCGCTACTACCTGCACAGCCCTGAAGAGGCCGCTGAGCACAACGCCCGTTTAGGCACCGATCTTGGCCCCGGCCAGTTCACCCCCTGGGAAAACATCCCCAGCGGCACTGACCTGCTCTTCTACGAGGGTCTGCATGGTGGTGTGCAGGGCGATGGCTACGACGTGGCTGCCCTTGCCGACCTGCTGGTGGGCGTGGTGCCCATCACCAACCTCGAATGGATTCAGAAAATCCACCGTGACAACGCCGAGCGTGGCTATTCCGCCGAAGCGATCGTCGATACGATCCTGCGCCGGATGCCCGACTACATTAATCACATCTGTCCCCAGTTCAGCCGCACCGACATCAACTTCCAGCGGGTGCCGACCGTTGACACCTCCAACCCTTTCATCTGCCGCAATATCCCAACGCCGGATGAGAGCTTTGTGATCATTCACTTCCGTAAAGGAGCACGTGAAAAGTGGGGAATTGACTTCGCTTACCTGCTGAGCATGATCCACGATTCATTCATGTCCAGCCCTACCAGCATCGTTGTCAATGGCGGCAAGATGGGTTTTGCCATGGAGCTGATCCTCACCCCGATCATTCATCGCATGATTGAGGAGAAGCAGAAGCTCTCCTGA
- a CDS encoding A24 family peptidase, whose product MAAVVVVPLALLGACIGSFLNVVAWRLPRHESVVHPGSHCPSCGHSVRWHDNLPVLGWLWLAGRCRDCGWTIPTRYPLVEALSSGLWVSAAWARGLPVDQSRLGAEAAAGLSLVAGVVLVSLLLVLLLIDCDHLWLPEPLCRAGVLLGLIVMLSAPSQLLPHLLAAAAALLGMEALSALGEKILGQPALGLGDAKLAAMGGAWLGPAGIAAAMALAVCSGAIIGLMGRLSGRLGPRQPFPFGPFIALGIWLVWLTGPIWWWQNWIRLIGVA is encoded by the coding sequence ATGGCTGCTGTCGTGGTGGTGCCCCTGGCCCTACTGGGGGCCTGCATCGGCAGTTTTCTCAACGTGGTGGCATGGAGGCTCCCACGACACGAATCAGTGGTCCACCCGGGGAGCCATTGCCCGAGTTGTGGTCATTCCGTGCGTTGGCATGACAACCTGCCGGTGCTGGGGTGGCTTTGGCTCGCGGGTCGTTGCCGCGACTGTGGCTGGACAATTCCGACCCGTTATCCGCTGGTTGAAGCCCTGAGCAGTGGCCTCTGGGTCAGCGCCGCGTGGGCACGAGGCTTGCCCGTCGATCAATCCCGATTGGGAGCCGAAGCCGCGGCAGGGCTTTCCCTTGTGGCCGGAGTGGTGCTGGTGAGCCTCCTGCTGGTTCTGCTGCTGATCGATTGCGACCACCTCTGGTTGCCCGAACCCCTCTGCCGTGCCGGAGTCTTGCTGGGGCTGATTGTGATGCTGAGCGCTCCATCTCAGCTGCTGCCCCATCTGCTGGCCGCCGCCGCTGCCCTGCTGGGGATGGAAGCCCTCAGCGCCCTTGGAGAGAAAATCCTTGGCCAGCCAGCTCTCGGACTTGGCGATGCGAAACTCGCGGCCATGGGAGGTGCCTGGCTGGGACCAGCCGGGATCGCAGCTGCCATGGCCCTTGCCGTTTGCAGCGGAGCGATCATTGGTTTGATGGGCCGACTCAGCGGAAGACTGGGGCCACGACAGCCCTTCCCCTTCGGTCCGTTCATCGCCCTGGGCATCTGGTTGGTGTGGCTCACAGGCCCGATCTGGTGGTGGCAGAACTGGATCAGGCTGATTGGAGTGGCCTGA
- the accD gene encoding acetyl-CoA carboxylase, carboxyltransferase subunit beta, giving the protein MSLFDWFADRRKGQPVVKLTQEPEEGDGLWSKCPECSQVVYRKDLLANASVCSNCGHHNRIDSAERIAVIADPGSFVPLDGDLEPTDPLGFKDRRAYADRLREMQAKTGLRDAVITGLCRVENHPLALAVMDFRFMGGSMGSVVGEKITRLVERATEQRLPLLIVCASGGARMQEGMLSLMQMAKISGALERHREQGLLYMPLLTHPTTGGVTASFAMLGDLILAEPKALIGFAGRRVIEQTLREKLPDNFQTAEYLQEHGFVDTIVPRTQLKSTLVRLLRLHGSHPVEAVG; this is encoded by the coding sequence GTGTCGCTGTTCGACTGGTTTGCCGATCGCCGAAAAGGTCAGCCCGTGGTCAAGCTGACCCAGGAGCCTGAGGAGGGAGATGGTCTCTGGAGCAAGTGCCCGGAATGTTCCCAGGTGGTCTACCGCAAGGATCTACTCGCCAATGCGAGTGTCTGCAGCAACTGCGGGCATCACAACCGAATTGACAGTGCTGAGCGGATTGCAGTCATCGCTGATCCAGGCAGTTTCGTGCCCCTGGATGGGGACCTGGAGCCAACCGACCCGCTCGGCTTCAAAGATCGCCGTGCCTATGCCGACCGTCTACGAGAGATGCAGGCAAAAACCGGATTGCGGGATGCCGTGATCACCGGCCTGTGTCGTGTGGAGAATCATCCGCTAGCCCTGGCGGTGATGGATTTCCGCTTTATGGGGGGCTCCATGGGCTCCGTGGTCGGCGAAAAAATCACCCGACTGGTGGAGAGAGCCACGGAACAGCGACTACCTCTCCTGATTGTGTGTGCCTCCGGCGGCGCGCGCATGCAGGAAGGCATGCTCAGCCTGATGCAGATGGCGAAAATCTCCGGGGCTCTGGAGCGTCACCGTGAGCAGGGTCTCCTCTACATGCCGCTGCTCACGCACCCCACAACGGGTGGAGTCACAGCCAGCTTCGCCATGCTCGGCGACCTCATCCTTGCGGAACCGAAAGCGCTGATCGGTTTCGCCGGTCGCCGGGTGATCGAACAAACCCTGCGCGAAAAGCTCCCTGACAATTTCCAGACGGCTGAATATCTGCAGGAGCACGGATTCGTCGACACGATCGTTCCGCGCACCCAGCTGAAGAGCACGCTCGTGCGGCTGCTTCGACTCCACGGAAGCCATCCCGTCGAAGCGGTCGGGTAA
- a CDS encoding Gfo/Idh/MocA family protein, protein MQSRSNRPIGVAIAGLGFGEIVHLKALEAVQELKPVALWHPRADRLNQATATTGLKGYQDWDGLLADPAVEAIVIATPPEPRVDLARRALEAGKHLLLEKPVGLCAEQVADLQRLAMAQRLSVAVDFEYRAVPLFMQAARLLAQGTIGTPWLVKLDWLMSSRANPERPWSWYSSRRQGGGVIGALGTHAFDMLAWMVGPIENLHALHHTAIRERPNTDGQMTPVDAEDVALIQAQLQRHDGSGLVPAQVSLASVARNGRGCWLEIHGSQGSLKLGSDNQKDYVHGFGLWIAQGHEEPRSVQADADLLFPTTWSDGRIAPVARLQQWWAQSILSGQPMVPGLTEGLLSQLACDRCQESHEGWSLPTRNPEGQIR, encoded by the coding sequence ATGCAAAGCAGATCCAACCGTCCCATCGGTGTCGCCATCGCCGGTCTTGGTTTCGGTGAAATCGTCCACCTGAAAGCCCTTGAGGCCGTTCAGGAACTCAAGCCCGTTGCCCTCTGGCATCCTCGAGCGGATCGGCTCAACCAAGCGACTGCAACCACTGGACTGAAGGGTTATCAAGACTGGGATGGCCTGCTGGCCGATCCCGCCGTTGAGGCGATCGTGATTGCCACCCCGCCGGAACCGAGGGTTGATCTTGCCCGACGCGCCCTCGAGGCGGGCAAGCATCTTTTGCTGGAAAAACCGGTTGGGCTCTGCGCTGAGCAGGTGGCAGATCTGCAGCGACTCGCTATGGCCCAACGCCTGAGTGTGGCCGTCGATTTCGAATACAGAGCCGTCCCTTTGTTCATGCAGGCAGCTCGTCTGCTGGCCCAGGGCACGATCGGAACCCCCTGGCTGGTGAAGCTCGACTGGCTGATGAGCAGCAGGGCGAATCCAGAGCGGCCGTGGAGTTGGTATTCCAGCCGCCGCCAGGGGGGTGGGGTGATCGGAGCCCTCGGCACCCATGCCTTCGACATGCTGGCCTGGATGGTCGGGCCGATCGAAAACCTGCATGCTCTCCATCACACCGCCATTCGCGAACGCCCCAACACCGATGGCCAGATGACCCCTGTCGATGCAGAGGATGTGGCTCTCATCCAGGCCCAGCTGCAGCGGCACGATGGCTCAGGCCTTGTTCCAGCCCAGGTGAGCTTGGCCTCCGTGGCACGGAATGGCCGTGGTTGTTGGCTGGAAATCCATGGCTCACAAGGAAGCTTGAAGCTGGGCAGCGATAACCAGAAGGACTATGTGCATGGTTTCGGTCTCTGGATTGCGCAGGGCCATGAGGAACCCCGGAGTGTCCAGGCCGATGCCGACCTGCTCTTCCCTACTACCTGGAGCGATGGACGCATCGCTCCTGTGGCGCGATTGCAGCAATGGTGGGCCCAAAGCATTCTCAGCGGACAGCCGATGGTGCCTGGACTGACCGAAGGCCTCCTAAGTCAGCTGGCCTGCGACCGCTGCCAGGAATCCCATGAAGGATGGAGCTTGCCAACACGGAATCCTGAGGGGCAGATCCGGTAG
- the fba gene encoding class II fructose-bisphosphate aldolase (catalyzes the reversible aldol condensation of dihydroxyacetonephosphate and glyceraldehyde 3-phosphate in the Calvin cycle, glycolysis, and/or gluconeogenesis): MALVPLRLLLDHAAENGYGIPAFNVNNLEQVQSIMEAAHETDSPVILQASRGARTYAGENFLRHLILAAVETYPDIPVVMHQDHGNSPATCYGAAANGFTSVMMDGSLEADAKTPASYDYNVAVTKEVVDVAHAIGVSVEGELGCLGSLETGKGEAEDGHGFEGELSKDQLLTDPAEAADFVAKTKVDALAIAIGTSHGAYKFTRKPTGEVLAISRIAEIHKAIPNTHLVMHGSSSVPQEWLEMINKYGGQIPETYGVPVEEIQEGIRNGVRKVNIDTDNRLAFTAAVREAAAADPANFDPRHFNKPARKYMKQVCLDRYQQFWAAGNASKIKQRDINYYAGLYAKGELDPKTAVAA; this comes from the coding sequence ATGGCGCTCGTTCCGCTTCGGCTTCTTCTTGATCACGCCGCCGAAAACGGCTACGGCATCCCTGCCTTCAACGTGAACAATTTGGAGCAGGTCCAGTCGATCATGGAAGCGGCCCACGAGACCGATTCCCCGGTGATCCTGCAGGCCTCCCGCGGCGCTCGCACCTATGCCGGTGAGAACTTCCTGCGCCACCTGATCCTGGCCGCCGTTGAAACCTATCCGGACATTCCGGTGGTGATGCACCAGGACCACGGCAACAGCCCTGCCACCTGCTACGGAGCAGCCGCCAACGGCTTCACCTCCGTGATGATGGATGGTTCCCTGGAAGCCGATGCCAAGACTCCTGCCAGCTACGACTACAACGTGGCTGTGACCAAGGAAGTGGTGGACGTGGCCCACGCCATCGGCGTGAGCGTTGAAGGTGAGCTGGGTTGCCTCGGTTCCCTGGAAACCGGCAAGGGTGAAGCCGAGGACGGCCATGGTTTCGAGGGTGAACTCTCCAAGGATCAGCTCCTCACCGATCCCGCAGAAGCCGCTGACTTTGTGGCCAAGACGAAGGTTGATGCCCTGGCGATTGCCATCGGCACTAGCCACGGCGCCTACAAGTTCACCCGCAAGCCCACCGGTGAAGTGCTGGCCATCAGCCGCATTGCTGAAATCCACAAAGCCATCCCCAACACCCACCTGGTGATGCATGGCTCCTCCTCCGTTCCCCAGGAATGGCTGGAGATGATTAACAAGTACGGCGGTCAGATCCCTGAGACCTACGGCGTTCCCGTCGAGGAGATCCAGGAAGGTATCCGCAATGGTGTGCGCAAGGTCAACATCGACACCGATAACCGCCTTGCCTTCACCGCCGCTGTTCGCGAAGCAGCTGCCGCGGATCCCGCCAACTTCGACCCCCGTCACTTCAACAAGCCGGCTCGCAAGTACATGAAGCAGGTCTGCCTTGACCGCTATCAGCAGTTCTGGGCTGCCGGTAACGCCAGCAAGATCAAGCAGCGCGACATCAACTACTACGCCGGCCTGTATGCCAAGGGCGAACTGGACCCCAAGACTGCAGTTGCAGCCTGA
- a CDS encoding CARDB domain-containing protein: MADLTIANTVSDLIQGDVREHLPLERIPLQGDVLGLGTTSSLENGELTFLRNASGNSDIWRCLAHNGSLIRLQPGDGSGHFPYVCFTGDVTALRRPVELGPLQQMKHRPIQEVISTAIEQERQRGALEEAPIYGIRLLAHWDELVITVASKLCMGQQRRNQGFSSESDDGSQAEMSLYDMLQHYRLAPLPPEQPDGPIRYLGKSMQWDCCGFFDREPERGRVTVPKAGDHLHLHGCSTDLAYGGHVLHDHPNTRLGSIEQLVLYPLQTIESLCSDLAINQLSYAEGQIHFSVTNAGALDVSDVGVAVVVNDRFSDHRYLQIPWMDAGASESYSLPWPLPPGQHSIAVVADPQELVIEPQSRRQNNRMDLTVTIP, from the coding sequence GTGGCCGACCTCACCATCGCGAACACGGTGTCTGATCTGATCCAGGGCGATGTTCGGGAGCATCTTCCCCTGGAACGGATTCCCCTTCAGGGCGACGTGCTGGGTCTGGGGACCACCTCCAGCCTGGAGAACGGAGAACTCACCTTTCTTCGCAACGCCTCCGGGAACTCGGACATCTGGCGCTGCCTCGCTCACAACGGGAGCCTCATCCGGCTGCAACCGGGCGACGGCAGCGGACATTTCCCTTACGTCTGCTTCACGGGAGATGTGACGGCCCTGCGTCGCCCTGTGGAGCTGGGTCCGCTTCAACAGATGAAGCATCGGCCGATCCAAGAGGTGATCAGCACCGCGATCGAACAGGAACGCCAGCGCGGGGCCCTGGAAGAGGCACCCATTTACGGCATCCGACTGCTGGCCCACTGGGACGAGCTGGTGATCACCGTCGCTTCGAAACTCTGCATGGGGCAACAACGACGCAACCAAGGGTTCTCGAGTGAATCAGACGACGGCAGCCAAGCTGAAATGAGCCTCTACGACATGCTCCAGCACTACCGTCTGGCGCCGCTCCCACCTGAGCAACCCGACGGTCCCATCCGTTATCTCGGCAAGTCGATGCAATGGGATTGCTGTGGGTTCTTCGATCGTGAGCCGGAACGGGGGCGCGTCACCGTGCCCAAAGCCGGCGATCATCTGCATCTGCACGGCTGCAGCACCGATCTGGCCTATGGGGGGCATGTTCTACACGATCACCCCAACACCCGCCTCGGGAGCATCGAACAGCTGGTGCTTTACCCGCTGCAGACGATTGAATCGCTCTGCAGTGATCTCGCCATCAACCAACTCAGTTATGCAGAGGGCCAGATCCACTTCAGCGTCACCAATGCGGGTGCCCTTGATGTGAGCGATGTGGGGGTGGCTGTGGTCGTCAACGACCGCTTCAGTGATCACCGCTATCTCCAGATTCCCTGGATGGATGCCGGAGCCAGCGAGAGCTACAGCCTGCCCTGGCCGCTCCCCCCCGGGCAGCACTCGATCGCGGTGGTCGCCGACCCCCAGGAGCTGGTCATCGAACCCCAGAGCCGACGCCAGAACAATCGGATGGATCTGACGGTCACGATTCCCTAA